In Candidatus Eremiobacteraceae bacterium, a single genomic region encodes these proteins:
- a CDS encoding efflux RND transporter periplasmic adaptor subunit, whose amino-acid sequence MKKIWANTRWRIAIIVAAVLLIIGIGVAGRHGPEAVETTTVVMKPTTLTVKLPENGVLSRPQTTTISAASTGNIQQIGVREGQRVRKGDLLMKLDDREIASTVAADQASVAQAQATLSGAQARLEADINAKSEGQISGGLGASSIGLSGASQLVQAQQTLTSAKLSLQTAKETYDADQELYKINGLPRQQLDKDKAAYDEAVANQQAAQRQYDLLKVQLRETGGQLDSQISADRISLASAQAQVASAQATLALHSSNLSDTEVRAPFDGVIQQLGSAPTTGSTAPLAVGDAITPGEVLFTIAGAGPMVVKAQVDEQDIINVKVGQHAIVTGEDFPGHSLPGAVTNIAAVVLQVNQAGNSAKNVETTISLDRDYAFLRAGMSCDVDIITGKADGALVAPLAAILDDGGKHYVFVVKDGKAGKVEVSKGLASDTDVVITKGLKSGDAVATTNVKLLKDGAKVKATPAASPSPSASPGS is encoded by the coding sequence ATGAAGAAGATCTGGGCCAACACGCGCTGGCGCATCGCCATCATCGTGGCGGCGGTGCTGCTGATCATCGGCATCGGAGTCGCCGGACGGCACGGACCCGAGGCCGTCGAGACCACGACGGTCGTGATGAAGCCGACGACGCTGACGGTGAAGCTACCGGAGAACGGCGTGCTCTCGCGACCGCAGACGACCACCATCTCCGCCGCCTCGACCGGCAATATCCAGCAGATCGGCGTGCGCGAGGGTCAACGCGTGCGCAAAGGCGACCTGCTCATGAAGCTCGACGACCGGGAGATCGCCAGCACGGTCGCCGCCGATCAAGCTTCCGTCGCCCAAGCGCAGGCCACGCTCTCTGGCGCGCAAGCCAGGCTGGAAGCCGACATCAACGCCAAGAGCGAAGGGCAGATCTCGGGCGGCCTTGGCGCTTCATCGATCGGTCTGTCCGGCGCGTCGCAGTTGGTCCAGGCTCAGCAAACGCTGACCTCGGCGAAGCTGAGCCTGCAGACCGCGAAGGAGACGTACGACGCCGACCAAGAGCTGTACAAGATCAACGGCTTGCCGCGCCAGCAGCTCGACAAGGACAAGGCCGCCTACGATGAGGCGGTGGCCAACCAGCAGGCGGCGCAGCGGCAGTACGATCTGCTCAAGGTCCAGCTGCGCGAGACCGGCGGTCAGCTCGATTCGCAGATCTCGGCCGACCGCATCTCGCTGGCCAGCGCGCAGGCTCAGGTCGCGTCGGCCCAGGCGACGCTGGCTCTGCACTCGTCCAATCTCTCAGACACCGAGGTGCGCGCTCCGTTCGACGGCGTCATCCAGCAATTGGGCAGCGCGCCCACCACGGGTTCGACGGCGCCGCTCGCCGTCGGCGACGCGATCACGCCCGGCGAAGTGCTTTTCACCATCGCCGGCGCGGGGCCGATGGTCGTCAAGGCGCAAGTCGACGAACAGGACATCATCAACGTGAAAGTCGGCCAGCACGCGATCGTCACCGGCGAAGATTTCCCGGGCCACTCGCTGCCCGGCGCGGTCACGAACATCGCGGCGGTCGTGCTGCAAGTCAATCAAGCGGGCAACAGCGCGAAGAACGTCGAGACGACGATTTCGCTGGATCGCGATTATGCGTTCCTGCGCGCCGGCATGTCGTGCGATGTCGACATCATCACCGGCAAGGCCGACGGGGCGCTGGTCGCCCCGCTGGCCGCGATCCTTGACGACGGCGGCAAGCACTACGTGTTCGTCGTGAAAGACGGCAAAGCCGGCAAGGTCGAGGTCAGCAAGGGCCTTGCAAGCGACACGGACGTGGTGATCACCAAGGGGCTCAAGAGCGGCGACGCCGTCGCGACGACCAACGTCAAGCTGCTCAAGGATGGCGCCAAGGTGAAGGCGACGCCGGCCGCGTCGCCGTCGCCGAG